In a single window of the Lusitaniella coriacea LEGE 07157 genome:
- a CDS encoding two-partner secretion domain-containing protein, with product MVQKPVGKRTWVHLCLLGSVLFGFGSRRAVAQILPDNTLGNESSTLTPNATITGGATRGSNLFHSFSEFNINNGQSVYFTNPTGIANILTRVTGGNPSNILGTLGVNGTANLFLLNPNGIFFGPNSQLDIRGSFIATTADSILFDNGFVFSAANPQNPSLLTVSVPLGLQYGTNNTGIITNRGNLAVGGNLTLNATQLDLQGTLQSGGDLTLQGTDTVTIRDTTTTPFIAAAGGKLVVQGNQFLDIFALNHPDSGFFSGGEMVLRSDDAVSGDAYYWSGGNFRIEQLDGNLGDLYSPYDPIILAGGDVSLGNYTGLSLHIIAGGSVTITGNIIITGADTLANSLQETVTLSNGNTVTIDGNARPTLDIRAGTTAVGAPLGCTGCPPTPAGLMLGGVPNSADITIDGNISITQPDGLVLFTNNDRSNGLAGNINVNGSIRTSSGAGNSGDVYVDSRGNLTFAGNGSIDSSVFFPTGTGGNITLLSQGNISLENPNNTILSTTTGDGKAGDININARSILLSGSSRISTFTFGGGQGGDVNIIASDLVRLVGNPPNSPTDDSAIIAATNGSGNSGSVTIKTKRFIAQDGGFIFTRTLNSGRGGDTTIIADDSVEIFGAPVRDRESGLFAGSQGDGVAGDIRIETGRLLVKEGGQVANDNSRGTLGSSGNITISARDSVEVISVPPYVGGKPTGIFTFTLNDRDAGDLRIDTKRFVVRDGASISTTTTEGAGNAGDLILNASESIQISGVSPVEPNRLSRVRTLTTTSGEAGNLTLTTGKLLVETGGFISAATSSTGSAGTLTVNATDLIEVVGVSTDGQNQSQLFFDSSGTGAAGVLNINTGRLQVRDGGKVSAATSGAGSGGLLQVNAADSVQVTGSSADGQFVSSLFFDSSGAGNAGTLRINTDQLLVQNGGNVSAGTSASGQGGILEVNAFRSVEVVGTSANGQNQSRLFFDSSSTGDAGTLSIDTRQLLVRDGGLVSAGTSASGRGGFLEVNASDLVQISGSKGQFASRLFFDSRGAGDARGIAISTDRLTVENGGQVSVNGTGMGTAGNLRVAASSVLLDNQGKLQVTNTSGAGSIQISTGSLTVENQSEISVSGMGSGVSGNLEISADSIFLNNQGNLLAATESGEGGNIQLNVAKNILLRFNSNILTEARGVGNGGNIIIDAGGFVLAILPENSDVAATAIQGRGGNIFVTAKGIFGFSFPERLVRTPESDISVGSVLGINGATEIVVLDSPSDIPLPDRPGTPTLSEGCSGNRGSAEDGSARAEFYHTRRGGMPPNPRNMLVNNAIPAPWVELESVSTEGVEATGWVRLADGRIFLTAENSLQGGYPIACQISDFPRSR from the coding sequence ATGGTGCAGAAACCTGTAGGAAAGCGAACTTGGGTACATTTGTGTCTTTTAGGAAGCGTACTATTCGGATTCGGAAGCAGACGCGCCGTTGCGCAAATACTCCCCGATAACACCTTGGGGAACGAAAGCTCAACCCTCACCCCCAACGCAACCATCACAGGCGGTGCAACACGCGGTTCCAACCTCTTCCACAGCTTCTCTGAATTCAACATCAACAACGGACAAAGCGTTTACTTCACCAACCCCACAGGCATCGCCAACATCCTCACCCGCGTCACCGGAGGTAACCCCTCCAACATCCTCGGAACCTTGGGAGTCAACGGAACGGCAAACCTCTTCCTCCTCAACCCCAACGGCATCTTTTTTGGCCCCAATTCCCAACTCGACATCCGAGGTTCCTTCATTGCCACAACCGCCGACAGCATCCTGTTTGACAACGGTTTCGTCTTCAGTGCAGCCAACCCCCAAAACCCATCTTTACTAACCGTCAGCGTCCCCCTAGGGTTGCAGTACGGCACAAACAACACTGGAATTATTACCAACCGAGGCAATCTCGCTGTTGGGGGAAACTTAACGTTAAATGCCACCCAACTGGACTTGCAGGGAACCCTACAATCTGGAGGCGATTTAACCCTCCAGGGAACCGACACCGTAACCATTCGCGACACAACAACGACTCCCTTTATCGCAGCAGCAGGGGGAAAATTAGTCGTTCAAGGAAACCAATTTCTCGACATCTTCGCCTTGAATCACCCCGATAGCGGCTTCTTTTCTGGGGGAGAGATGGTGTTGCGCAGTGATGATGCGGTGAGTGGGGACGCATACTATTGGAGTGGAGGCAATTTTCGCATCGAGCAGTTGGATGGCAATTTGGGGGATTTATACAGTCCTTACGATCCAATTATTCTCGCGGGTGGGGATGTGAGCTTAGGGAACTACACCGGTCTCTCATTACACATCATCGCTGGGGGAAGTGTCACGATTACAGGAAATATCATAATTACCGGAGCAGACACCTTAGCCAATTCTCTTCAAGAAACCGTTACTTTATCGAATGGAAATACCGTAACAATAGATGGAAATGCTCGACCAACACTCGATATACGAGCTGGAACAACGGCTGTTGGAGCGCCCCTTGGCTGTACGGGATGTCCGCCAACTCCAGCAGGACTAATGCTAGGAGGAGTACCCAATAGTGCAGATATTACGATCGATGGAAATATTTCTATTACGCAACCCGACGGCTTAGTATTATTCACAAATAACGATCGGTCAAATGGATTAGCTGGAAATATTAATGTTAATGGATCGATTCGTACTTCTAGTGGAGCGGGAAATAGTGGCGATGTTTATGTTGATTCGAGAGGAAATTTAACATTTGCGGGCAACGGTTCTATCGATTCATCTGTCTTTTTTCCTACAGGAACGGGCGGAAATATCACGCTGTTATCCCAAGGTAACATTTCTCTTGAGAACCCAAATAACACAATCTTAAGTACGACCACTGGTGATGGTAAAGCTGGAGATATTAACATTAATGCGCGATCGATATTGTTGTCGGGTAGTTCAAGAATAAGTACTTTTACTTTCGGTGGCGGTCAAGGGGGAGACGTTAATATCATCGCTTCCGATTTGGTCAGGCTTGTCGGCAATCCTCCTAACAGCCCAACTGATGATAGTGCTATCATTGCAGCCACTAACGGTTCTGGTAATTCAGGCAGCGTGACGATAAAAACAAAGCGCTTCATCGCTCAGGATGGGGGTTTTATCTTTACAAGGACTTTGAATTCAGGACGAGGTGGTGATACAACGATTATTGCTGATGATTCAGTTGAAATCTTTGGCGCTCCAGTGCGCGATCGCGAAAGTGGTTTGTTTGCAGGCAGTCAAGGAGATGGAGTCGCAGGCGATATCAGAATTGAAACGGGACGTTTGCTAGTTAAAGAAGGCGGACAAGTTGCCAATGATAATTCCCGTGGAACCCTTGGTTCATCTGGCAATATTACAATTTCAGCAAGAGATTCGGTTGAGGTAATCAGCGTTCCTCCCTATGTTGGCGGTAAACCCACAGGAATTTTTACGTTTACACTAAACGATCGAGATGCTGGCGATCTGAGAATTGATACCAAACGCTTCGTCGTGCGGGATGGAGCATCCATTTCTACCACAACAACTGAAGGTGCGGGGAATGCAGGAGATTTAATCCTCAACGCATCCGAATCAATTCAAATCTCCGGTGTATCGCCAGTGGAGCCTAACCGTCTCAGTCGAGTTCGCACCTTGACCACGACTAGCGGAGAGGCAGGGAATTTAACACTAACGACGGGGAAACTTTTAGTAGAAACAGGGGGCTTTATCTCTGCTGCCACCTCTAGTACGGGTTCTGCCGGAACTTTAACTGTTAATGCGACGGACTTGATAGAAGTGGTAGGGGTTTCTACTGATGGACAGAACCAAAGTCAGCTCTTTTTTGATTCTTCAGGAACGGGTGCTGCGGGAGTTTTGAATATTAATACCGGACGATTGCAAGTTAGAGATGGCGGTAAAGTTTCAGCCGCAACCTCTGGTGCGGGGTCGGGGGGATTGCTGCAAGTCAATGCTGCGGACTCCGTACAAGTTACAGGAAGCTCTGCGGACGGTCAATTTGTCAGTAGTTTGTTTTTCGACAGTAGCGGTGCGGGTAATGCTGGAACCCTCAGAATTAATACCGATCAACTACTCGTTCAAAATGGGGGGAACGTCTCTGCGGGAACGTCTGCGTCGGGACAGGGAGGCATTTTAGAAGTGAATGCTTTTCGTTCGGTTGAAGTCGTCGGTACGTCTGCCAATGGTCAAAACCAAAGCAGATTGTTCTTTGATTCCTCTAGTACTGGCGATGCGGGAACATTGAGTATCGATACGCGACAGTTGCTCGTTCGAGATGGAGGATTGGTTTCTGCGGGAACATCTGCATCGGGACGAGGCGGATTTTTGGAGGTCAATGCTTCCGACTTGGTACAAATTAGTGGCAGTAAGGGTCAGTTTGCAAGCCGTTTATTTTTCGATAGTCGCGGTGCTGGTGATGCGAGAGGGATTGCGATTAGTACGGATCGCTTAACCGTAGAAAATGGCGGACAAGTCAGCGTTAATGGAACTGGAATGGGAACGGCTGGAAATTTACGAGTTGCGGCAAGTTCGGTACTTCTCGATAATCAAGGCAAGCTGCAAGTGACAAATACTTCTGGTGCGGGTAGCATTCAAATCTCAACTGGGAGTTTAACCGTTGAGAATCAATCGGAAATTTCAGTAAGCGGTATGGGATCGGGGGTATCGGGAAATTTAGAAATTTCGGCAGATTCGATTTTTCTCAATAATCAAGGGAATCTCCTGGCTGCAACTGAGTCTGGTGAAGGCGGAAATATTCAACTCAATGTAGCCAAGAATATTTTGCTGCGATTTAATAGCAACATTCTCACGGAAGCACGGGGGGTGGGAAATGGCGGCAACATTATTATCGATGCGGGTGGATTTGTCCTTGCTATTCTTCCTGAAAATAGCGATGTGGCAGCGACGGCAATTCAAGGTCGCGGGGGGAATATTTTTGTGACGGCAAAAGGGATATTTGGTTTTAGCTTTCCAGAACGGTTGGTGAGGACTCCTGAGAGCGATATTAGTGTGGGTTCGGTGTTAGGGATTAATGGAGCGACGGAGATTGTTGTGTTGGACTCGCCATCAGATATTCCACTACCTGACCGACCCGGTACGCCAACCTTAAGCGAGGGGTGTTCGGGAAATCGGGGTAGCGCTGAGGACGGGTCTGCCAGGGCTGAGTTTTACCATACTCGACGCGGGGGAATGCCGCCCAATCCCCGCAATATGCTGGTGAATAATGCGATACCAGCGCCGTGGGTGGAATTGGAGTCTGTATCGACGGAAGGGGTGGAAGCAACGGGATGGGTGCGGTTAGCGGACGGTCGAATTTTTTTGACGGCTGAGAATTCTTTGCAGGGGGGATACCCCATCGCTTGTCAGATTTCGGATTTCCCGCGATCGCGCTAA
- a CDS encoding DUF1822 family protein has product MITITEEQLMFTVPLTLEAHKIAQQFYRHQSRADKAKQVYLNTLAVYAANYYLQCLGFKTNIEAGDSWNPLLQTLSDTADLIVTDWGKLECRPVLPDAEVCHIPPEAWEERRGYLAVQFNRELTEAKILGFIPETNREIVSLSQFRSLEALIDHLHEPSRQSAPVRLSQWLQGIVDAGWETLDTLLQPQHPELAFNFRSNGVRDRAKVIQRGKLLHFENAQQQVALLVSIHPPNESEVQIVVEVCSIDEQTHLPPNLQLMILDENGEAVMHAISRSTPSIQLEFSGEIGESFAVKVMLDDDYLLEPFAI; this is encoded by the coding sequence ATGATTACCATCACAGAAGAACAATTGATGTTTACCGTTCCCCTCACCCTAGAGGCGCACAAAATCGCCCAACAGTTCTATCGTCACCAGTCGCGTGCGGACAAAGCCAAGCAGGTGTATCTCAACACCCTAGCGGTTTACGCAGCGAACTATTACTTGCAATGCTTGGGATTTAAAACCAATATTGAAGCGGGTGACAGTTGGAACCCCCTGCTGCAAACCCTAAGCGACACAGCCGATTTAATCGTCACCGATTGGGGTAAATTGGAATGTCGTCCTGTACTCCCCGATGCAGAAGTTTGTCACATCCCCCCAGAGGCTTGGGAAGAAAGACGGGGATATCTCGCCGTGCAGTTCAACCGAGAACTAACAGAAGCGAAAATATTGGGGTTTATTCCCGAAACGAATCGAGAAATCGTTTCTTTATCTCAATTTCGCTCCTTAGAAGCGCTAATCGACCATTTACACGAACCTTCTCGCCAGAGCGCCCCTGTTCGCCTCAGTCAATGGCTGCAAGGGATTGTTGATGCGGGGTGGGAAACCCTTGACACTCTCCTGCAACCGCAACACCCCGAACTTGCCTTCAATTTTAGAAGTAATGGGGTGCGCGATCGCGCGAAGGTCATTCAACGAGGAAAATTATTGCACTTTGAAAATGCTCAACAACAAGTCGCGTTATTGGTTAGCATTCATCCCCCCAATGAGTCAGAAGTGCAGATTGTTGTAGAAGTCTGTTCCATTGACGAACAAACCCATCTTCCTCCCAACTTGCAGTTAATGATTCTCGACGAAAACGGCGAGGCGGTAATGCACGCTATTTCGCGCAGTACTCCAAGCATTCAGTTGGAATTTAGCGGCGAAATAGGGGAGTCGTTTGCCGTTAAAGTCATGCTAGATGACGATTATCTTCTTGAACCATTCGCGATTTAA
- a CDS encoding GNAT family N-acetyltransferase, translating into MPETSNFQIVKLQPERWQEFRALRLEALKLHPQTFVSLFEEEVEFSPSQWQDFLTQDKYEYLFVQDNRQNNLVGMGALVWHPGKKYTHMAELGSVFIKAEFRRQKAFTQLLHSLEEVGKKRGVEKLISYCGKRNIASVSAYLSNGFEIVGNLSKQMKNNGEYFDEYLLEKFL; encoded by the coding sequence ATGCCTGAAACATCCAACTTTCAAATTGTCAAACTACAACCCGAACGGTGGCAAGAGTTTAGAGCATTACGACTAGAAGCCTTAAAGCTTCATCCCCAAACGTTTGTCTCCCTTTTTGAAGAAGAAGTTGAATTCAGTCCATCCCAATGGCAAGATTTCCTGACTCAAGACAAGTATGAATACTTGTTCGTGCAGGATAACCGTCAAAACAATCTAGTTGGAATGGGAGCCTTAGTCTGGCATCCCGGAAAAAAATACACTCACATGGCAGAGCTTGGCTCCGTGTTCATAAAAGCTGAGTTTAGACGACAAAAAGCTTTTACTCAGCTTTTACATTCCTTAGAAGAAGTCGGCAAGAAACGTGGCGTAGAGAAACTAATTAGTTATTGCGGCAAACGTAATATTGCTTCAGTTTCAGCTTACTTAAGTAATGGTTTCGAGATTGTCGGAAATCTGAGCAAGCAAATGAAAAATAATGGAGAATATTTTGATGAATATCTGTTAGAAAAATTTCTTTGA
- a CDS encoding S8 family serine peptidase: protein MRLFQRFFKLSQSQRKPQQGFDQTFILEPILTPSGLVDIDGGDDGIDIGGSDIDLPDIADIDLPEPILDPLIDDADIEPVDFFDSDAPPDDSDFDLLPLDNLSDKISVFEQGVFTVGDSGEVSVDFLFDGGGYEGELAIFNLEGMDGFDFNNPDDFHDFILEASQRALSDSEMGHVVISDLTEGARFSGTLPEGNFNSGDYQGVTTVQMNPGDNFAVMLVPNGSVQRISDLLEAGEDLPSKLHPLFSLSTANPDDAFHIGQIADVTGDGNTFALEDLRTDGWTDQDYNDIVFQVRGATGEAVDLDEVVNPNNDWRGTDIGQELVEYAESIDDIEETQPVTPDPDPDFPVLIDPQTGSEYIPGELLVNVNPDAPISELETLFAEIGVTDSENLDSQGSWQVWKFAPETDLSQIQQALVGNSSIESTELNYVLSIETSDPGYAAQWALNNTGQTGGTPDADIDAPEAWQRPIGSHSVKVAVVDTGIDYTHSDLAANMWRNPGEIAGDGIDNDGNGFVDDVYGYDFANNDSNPMDDEGHGTHVAGTIGAVGNNNIGIVGVSPNASLMALKFLGANGYGSTSGAIRAVDYAVNMGADVINASFGGGGYSQAFNDAIARANDSGTVFVAAAGNNGKNTDFSPYYPSNYDLPNVISVAATDKNDNLAGFSNFGRQTVDLGAPGVSILSTLPGNRYRSFNGTSMAAPHVAGAVALALSKNPNATPAQIKAKILASVDAKPSLQGNTVSGGRLNLANFLGTFNVDVTLGNKIDFNGDGKTDFLRQEKGSFASADTHRMLETFLSNGDGTFRKAWQGDDFAMNGDFTDLLVGDFNGDGKTDFLRQEKGSFASADTHRMLETFLSNGDGTFRKAW from the coding sequence ATGCGTCTATTTCAACGATTCTTCAAACTCTCTCAATCTCAACGCAAACCTCAACAAGGATTCGACCAAACCTTCATCCTCGAACCCATCCTTACCCCCTCCGGTTTAGTCGATATAGACGGTGGAGACGACGGTATCGATATTGGAGGAAGCGACATTGACTTACCCGATATTGCCGATATAGACCTTCCAGAACCGATCTTAGACCCCCTCATTGACGACGCAGACATCGAACCCGTTGACTTCTTCGACAGCGATGCACCCCCCGATGATTCTGATTTTGACCTTCTCCCCCTCGACAACCTCAGCGACAAAATCTCCGTCTTTGAACAAGGAGTCTTCACCGTTGGAGACAGTGGCGAAGTCAGCGTTGATTTCCTCTTTGACGGTGGTGGATATGAAGGAGAACTGGCAATCTTCAACCTCGAAGGGATGGACGGATTCGACTTCAACAACCCCGACGACTTCCATGACTTCATCCTCGAAGCCTCCCAACGTGCTTTAAGCGACTCAGAAATGGGTCATGTGGTTATTTCCGACCTCACCGAAGGCGCAAGATTTAGCGGGACGCTTCCCGAAGGAAACTTCAACTCCGGGGACTACCAAGGCGTAACCACCGTCCAGATGAATCCCGGCGATAACTTTGCGGTGATGCTCGTTCCCAACGGTTCGGTGCAGCGAATCAGCGATCTTTTGGAAGCCGGGGAAGATTTACCCTCCAAACTCCACCCCCTCTTCTCCCTTTCCACCGCCAACCCCGATGATGCTTTCCACATCGGACAAATCGCCGATGTGACGGGAGATGGTAATACCTTTGCGCTGGAGGATTTGCGTACTGATGGTTGGACTGACCAGGATTATAACGATATTGTCTTCCAGGTTCGAGGCGCAACCGGGGAGGCTGTGGATTTAGATGAGGTGGTCAATCCTAATAATGATTGGCGAGGGACGGATATTGGGCAAGAATTGGTTGAGTATGCTGAATCCATCGACGATATTGAAGAAACTCAGCCTGTCACGCCTGACCCCGATCCCGATTTTCCAGTTCTCATCGACCCACAAACCGGGTCAGAATATATTCCGGGCGAACTTTTAGTTAATGTTAATCCAGACGCTCCAATCAGCGAGTTAGAAACCCTTTTCGCCGAGATTGGCGTAACTGATTCCGAAAACCTTGACAGTCAAGGCTCTTGGCAGGTTTGGAAATTTGCCCCAGAGACAGATTTATCCCAAATTCAACAGGCATTAGTCGGGAATAGCAGCATTGAATCCACAGAATTAAATTATGTTCTCTCAATTGAAACCTCCGATCCAGGTTATGCAGCACAATGGGCATTAAACAATACCGGACAAACTGGAGGAACCCCCGATGCAGATATTGATGCACCGGAAGCATGGCAGCGTCCAATAGGGAGTCACTCGGTTAAAGTTGCTGTAGTTGATACAGGAATTGATTACACCCATTCCGATTTAGCCGCAAATATGTGGCGCAATCCCGGTGAAATTGCAGGCGATGGGATTGATAATGATGGTAATGGCTTTGTAGATGATGTCTACGGCTACGACTTTGCGAATAACGACAGTAACCCAATGGATGACGAAGGTCACGGCACTCACGTTGCTGGAACGATTGGCGCAGTAGGCAACAACAATATTGGGATTGTGGGGGTTAGCCCTAACGCCAGCCTGATGGCGTTGAAGTTTTTAGGTGCAAATGGTTACGGTTCGACAAGTGGCGCAATTCGGGCAGTTGATTATGCAGTGAACATGGGGGCAGATGTCATCAATGCCAGTTTTGGCGGGGGTGGTTATTCTCAAGCCTTTAATGACGCGATCGCGCGAGCCAACGATTCTGGTACAGTTTTTGTAGCTGCTGCCGGAAATAACGGCAAAAACACCGATTTTTCGCCCTATTACCCTTCTAACTACGATCTGCCCAATGTTATCTCAGTCGCTGCAACGGATAAGAATGATAATTTAGCCGGATTTTCCAACTTTGGGCGACAAACCGTAGATTTGGGCGCACCAGGTGTCAGTATTCTGAGTACATTACCGGGGAACCGCTACAGATCCTTTAATGGTACTTCAATGGCTGCACCGCACGTTGCTGGAGCGGTAGCTTTAGCATTATCGAAAAACCCAAATGCGACTCCCGCTCAGATTAAAGCAAAAATTCTAGCATCCGTTGATGCAAAACCGTCTTTACAGGGTAATACAGTGAGTGGCGGTCGCTTAAACTTGGCAAACTTTTTGGGGACATTCAACGTTGATGTGACCTTGGGAAATAAGATTGACTTCAATGGCGATGGAAAAACCGATTTCCTGCGGCAAGAAAAAGGCAGTTTTGCCTCAGCAGATACCCATCGGATGTTAGAAACCTTTCTTTCCAACGGCGATGGGACATTCCGCAAAGCTTGGCAAGGCGATGACTTTGCCATGAACGGCGACTTCACAGATCTTCTGGTTGGCGATTTCAACGGCGATGGAAAAACCGATTTCCTGCGGCAAGAAAAAGGCAGTTTTGCCTCAGCAGATACCCATCGGATGTTAGAAACCTTTCTTTCCAACGGCGATGGGACATTCCGCAAAGCTTGGC
- a CDS encoding sigma-70 family RNA polymerase sigma factor: MGILSLETQIQQRDYPKTMQRQLNSIQPPIMQEFDARLKKLALEAQQHPPKSRNRQKVLSQLVTEIQSARNLVRPFRGTFRHHYREIYEEAKHRLFCHICEKIEQYDPKREVMQWVNFLLRKRFFVEACREKFPQYRVKAKTQEETKWVNLDALEEGQLSLMMPQETPSLSEEILQCLEEDPEGLFKQTYTIKPEASFYAIAQRRLNGYRWNEISAEFDLPVSTLSSFYLRAQTKFASKFQEYLSS, from the coding sequence TTGGGCATTCTATCCCTAGAAACCCAAATTCAACAACGGGATTATCCTAAGACGATGCAACGCCAATTAAATTCTATTCAACCCCCAATCATGCAGGAATTCGATGCACGCTTAAAAAAATTGGCTCTGGAGGCGCAGCAGCACCCCCCGAAGTCTCGAAACCGTCAAAAGGTGCTGAGTCAACTGGTTACTGAGATTCAAAGCGCGCGCAACCTCGTGCGACCCTTTCGCGGAACATTTCGCCACCACTATCGGGAAATTTACGAGGAAGCAAAACATCGGCTATTCTGCCATATTTGCGAAAAAATAGAGCAGTACGATCCCAAACGTGAAGTGATGCAATGGGTTAATTTTCTCTTGCGCAAGCGATTTTTCGTTGAGGCGTGTCGCGAAAAATTTCCCCAGTATCGGGTCAAAGCAAAGACACAAGAAGAGACAAAATGGGTGAATTTAGATGCCTTAGAGGAGGGACAGTTGAGTTTGATGATGCCACAAGAAACGCCCTCTTTATCAGAAGAAATCCTGCAATGTTTGGAAGAAGATCCAGAAGGATTGTTTAAGCAAACTTATACCATTAAACCCGAAGCGAGTTTTTACGCGATCGCGCAACGCCGACTCAACGGTTACCGATGGAATGAAATTTCCGCAGAATTCGACCTTCCCGTCTCCACCCTCAGCAGCTTTTATCTACGCGCTCAAACCAAGTTTGCCTCAAAGTTTCAAGAATATTTATCCTCCTAA